TCCTAGCCCACCTGATGTCACCCATTGATTCGGATGATTAAATTTATAAAATTGAGCCGACCACATTTGATGCTGGCCTACATCTGTTGTCACGACGGCTTCTCCATTTGTCACTTGATAAATCATTTCAATTAATTGCTGCGGCTTGATGATTTCCCCGTTTTGTTCGTACCAAAGTGGGTATTCTTTCTTTAAACCTTGCAACCAATCTGTCCATTCATGATGATCTCCGCGGTTACCACTTTCTTCAAGTAACATTTGCAATGCTTGTTTGGCATCCCCAACAACTGGAATGTCTGTCGGAACATTTTTTCCGATTTCAGCGGGATCAATGTCAATATGAACTACCTTGGCATTCGGTGCAAAATAAGTTAAATTCCCAGTCAAACGATCATCAAATCTAGCACCAATGCTAATGAGTAGATCTGATTCGTGAATAGCCATATTAGCGGCATACGTACCATGCATCCCGGCCATTCCAAAATGCAACTCGTCTTCTCCTGGGTACGAACCGAGTCCGAGTAATGTGTTTACAACTGGGATACGTTGTTGGTCGATATATTGAGCCAACTCTTCTGAAGCTTTGGCGTGCAACACACCAGCTCCAGCTAATATAACCGGCTTCTTAGACTCCGTTACCGAATCGACCACTTTTCTAATTTGTAGCTTATTTGGGATAATGGTCGGTTGATAACCCGGTAAATCTACTTCTTTATCATAATTAAACAACCCTGTTGCAAGAGAGACATCTTTAGGTAGGTCGATCAAGACTGGCCCTGGTCTTCCTGTTGTTGCAATATGGAACGCTTCTTTGATAATTCTTGGCAACTCATCAACTGAACGAACTTGATAATTATGTTTTGTAATAGGCATTGTAATACCAATCATATCGGCCTCTTGAAAGGCATCGGTACCGATAACTGTTGTGGCCACCTGACCTGTAATGACGACTAGAGGCAAGGAGTCAATCATCGCATCTGCAATACCAGTGACAACATTTGTAGCCCCCGGTCCAGATGTTACGATACAAACTCCCGGTTTCCCAGATACTCTTGCATAACCTTCTGCTGCATGAATAGCTCCTTGTTCATGCCTTGCAAGAATATGCTTTATATTCGTTTTATAAATTTCATCATACGTTGGTAAGATCGCTCCTCCTGGATAACCAAAAATTACATCGACTTCTTCACAGGCTAGAGCTTTCATTAACATACTAGAACCAGACATTCTTTCTCCTGTTCCTGAAGTTTGCGTCTCCATATTTTGCAACTTAGTGCTCACGTCTCTTCCTCCTCACAAAATTTCTTTGAACATTCAGTCTATTAATTGGATAAAAGACTTCTTGTTGCTCTCGTGGTTGTTTAAACGAAAAAATCTTTCCACCCACAACAAGCCGTTAATAACGACTGAAGGGGTGAAAAGATTTCTTTTCACGGTACCACCCTTGTTCGCTGAATAGAAAACATTCAGCCTCATGGATAAGTTAGACTTATCACGTTTTGATAACGAGTGCTACAAACACTCGACCAACCCTAGTAGAGAAATCCTCGTTCAGGTTGACACTCAGAGGTGAGCTTCTTTACTAGTGCAACGCCGCTTCTCAGCATCACGGCTCTCTGTAGTCGCAAGATCTAATAAATACTTTTCCTCTTCTTCGCTTTGTATATTAGATTTTCATCACTCCGCCTGTATTAGCAGAAGTAACAAGTTTGGCATAACGTGCGAGATAACCTTTCTTTACTTTTGGTTCAGGAGCTACAAATCCTTCTTTTCTGTTAGCATGCTCTTCATCTGTTACAATCCACTCTAGCGAACGATTCGTTAAATCAATTCGAATCTTATCGCCATCTTCAATGAAGGCAATTGGTCCGCCTTCTGCTGCTTCAGGTGAAATATGCCCAATGGAGATCCCTCTAGATGCTCCTGAGAATCGCCCGTCTGTAATCAGCGCAACTTTTGTACCTAAACCTCTACCGACGATCGAAGAGGTTGGCGCAAGCATTTCCGGCATTCCAGGACCTCCTTTTGGACCTTCATAGCGGATGACAACGACATGCCCTGCTTTTACCGTTCCATCGTCGATTCCTTTTTGTGCTTCTTCTTGTGAATTAAAAATAATTGCTTCTCCTTCAAATTCTTTAATCGAAGGGTCTACCGCCCCAACTTTGATCACCGCGCCATCTGGGGCAAGATTACCGTATAGAATGGATAATCCACCGACTGGACTATATGGATTGTCTTGACGACGGATGACTTCATCATTAGTAATCTCGGCTTCTTTTACATTTTCATATAAACTTTTTCCTGTAATGGTTAAACGGTTCGGATGAATAGCCCCATCAATCTCACAAAGCTCCTTCATAATAGCACTTACTCCACCTGCTTGATGAACATCATCCATTGAGTAATCAGATGCCGGGCTAATCTTGCATAAGTACGGCACTCGTTCGGCTACTACATTAATTCGATTTAAATCGTACTCAATTTCGGCTTCGTGTGCGATAGCTAATGTATGAAGAACAGTGTTTGTTGATCCACCCATTGCCATATCAAGTGCAAAGGCATCATCAATAGCTTCTTCTGTAATAATATCTCTAGGCTTGATGTCTTTCTCAATTAAATTCATCAAATGCTTTGCCGCGTCTTTAATGAGGTTGTGACGTTCGTTACTTGTTGCAACCATCGTTCCGTTACCTGGTAGAGCCACTCCTAACATTTCCATTAAGGAATTCATCGAGTTTGCGGTAAACATTCCCGAACAAGATCCACAGGTAGGACAGGCACTTTGCTCGATCTCTAATAGTTCTTCGCGTGACATAGCACCTGAGGTGAAAGCTCCAACACCTTCAAATACTGAAGCTAATGAAAGGCTTTTTCCATCTTTAGTACGTCCGGCTTCCATCGGTCCACCTGATACGAAAACGGATGGGACATTGGTGCGTACAGATGCCATTAACATTCCTGGTGTAATCTTGTCACAGTTCGGAATATAGAAAACTCCATCAAACCAGTGAGCATTAATGACTGTTTCAGCAGCATCGCAAATAATTTCTCGACTAGGGAGAGAGTAACGCATACCAATATGCCCCATTGCAATCCCATCATCTACACCAATTGTGTTAAATTCAAATGGAATTCCTCCCGCGTCACGAATAGCTTGTTTCGCTACTTCAGCGAATTTATTTAAATGCATATGCCCTGGAATAATATCAATATAGGAGTTACAAACCCCGATAAACGGCTTATCCATTTCATCTTCACGTACGCCAGCTGCTCGTAATAAGCTACGATGCGGGGCACGATCAATGCCTTTTTTTATCATGTCACTTCTCATTGTATCTCCCCTAACTTCCCTGCTCTTCTCTTCACTCTTCTATGCTATTCTCTATTCTCTTTGAATCTAACTTATCTCTACTTGTTCCTCTTTATAAACTTTCTCTCCATCTTCAACGACACGCTTACGAAAAGCTTCTAGCAAACGATTCGTTTCCTCACCTGGAATTCCTTCGCCGATCACTCGGCCGTCTACTTTTACGACTGCAATCACTTCAGCTGCTGTACCTGTTAAGAAAACTTCATCCGCTACATACACATCATGTCTTGTAAACGGATCTTCTTTCATGTCATAGCCAAGCTCTTTGGCAATATCAATAATGGCATCACGCGTGATTCCTTCTAGAGCGCCGATATAGCCAGGTGGAGTTAAAATTTTATTCCCTTTGACAATAAAGACATTGTCAGCCGAACCCTCTGCCACATAACCTTGGTCATTTAACATGAGTGCTTCACTTACTCCGGCTAAACTCGCTTCTATTTTGACAAGAATATTATTTAAATAATTCAGAGATTTCACTTTAGGGCTTAACACATCTGGTCTATTCCTTCTCGTTGCCACCGTCACGATCTCTATCCCCGTTTTGTATAATTCTTTTGGAAACAAAGCTAGTTCCTCAGCAATTACGATCACTTGAGGCGCGGCACATGAATTTGGATCAAGTCCTAAATTTCCAATTCCACGAGAAATGACTAACCGAATGTAGGCATTACGTAATTGATTCTTTTGTAATGTCTTAACAACAATCTCTGTCATTTCTTCTTTTGTGTGAGGTATGTTTAGCATGATTGACTTAGCTGAATCGTACAGCCTCACAAGATGCTCATCTAACTTAAAAACATTCCCGTCATAGACTCTAATGCCTTCGAAGACACCATCACCATATAAAAATCCATGATCATAAACAGACACTTTCGCTTCATGCTTTTCAACATATTCTCCATTTAGATAAATCCACTGTTGATCCATCGCGCTCACTCTCCTCATGTCTCACATTCTAGTACTTCTAGAACAACTAGATGAAGACCAAATTCTTCTACTCTGAGCGGACATTTGTTTTTTCTAAGTTGTTTATTTGAAGTTTATAATACGCCCATTTATGGGAGTGGTCAACCACTTTCCGTAAAATAATTTGACAATTTAGACTTATCAGTTAACGTGAATGCGCTTACATATCTTTCCTGTCTACGTTTGCCATTTAGTAAATTCTTTTTTATTTATT
Above is a genomic segment from Bacillus sp. FJAT-45037 containing:
- the ilvB gene encoding acetolactate synthase large subunit — protein: METQTSGTGERMSGSSMLMKALACEEVDVIFGYPGGAILPTYDEIYKTNIKHILARHEQGAIHAAEGYARVSGKPGVCIVTSGPGATNVVTGIADAMIDSLPLVVITGQVATTVIGTDAFQEADMIGITMPITKHNYQVRSVDELPRIIKEAFHIATTGRPGPVLIDLPKDVSLATGLFNYDKEVDLPGYQPTIIPNKLQIRKVVDSVTESKKPVILAGAGVLHAKASEELAQYIDQQRIPVVNTLLGLGSYPGEDELHFGMAGMHGTYAANMAIHESDLLISIGARFDDRLTGNLTYFAPNAKVVHIDIDPAEIGKNVPTDIPVVGDAKQALQMLLEESGNRGDHHEWTDWLQGLKKEYPLWYEQNGEIIKPQQLIEMIYQVTNGEAVVTTDVGQHQMWSAQFYKFNHPNQWVTSGGLGTMGFGFPAAIGAQFAKPDKPVVAIVGDAGFQMTAQELSILQELNLPIKVMIVNNAALGMVRQWQQLFHGERYSNSLFPIQPNFVKLAEAYDVKGIKVEQLSDLEASLKEMFDFPGPVLMDCRVAKEENVYPMISPGKGQHQMEGVKP
- the ilvE gene encoding branched-chain-amino-acid transaminase, which encodes MDQQWIYLNGEYVEKHEAKVSVYDHGFLYGDGVFEGIRVYDGNVFKLDEHLVRLYDSAKSIMLNIPHTKEEMTEIVVKTLQKNQLRNAYIRLVISRGIGNLGLDPNSCAAPQVIVIAEELALFPKELYKTGIEIVTVATRRNRPDVLSPKVKSLNYLNNILVKIEASLAGVSEALMLNDQGYVAEGSADNVFIVKGNKILTPPGYIGALEGITRDAIIDIAKELGYDMKEDPFTRHDVYVADEVFLTGTAAEVIAVVKVDGRVIGEGIPGEETNRLLEAFRKRVVEDGEKVYKEEQVEIS
- the ilvD gene encoding dihydroxy-acid dehydratase; this translates as MRSDMIKKGIDRAPHRSLLRAAGVREDEMDKPFIGVCNSYIDIIPGHMHLNKFAEVAKQAIRDAGGIPFEFNTIGVDDGIAMGHIGMRYSLPSREIICDAAETVINAHWFDGVFYIPNCDKITPGMLMASVRTNVPSVFVSGGPMEAGRTKDGKSLSLASVFEGVGAFTSGAMSREELLEIEQSACPTCGSCSGMFTANSMNSLMEMLGVALPGNGTMVATSNERHNLIKDAAKHLMNLIEKDIKPRDIITEEAIDDAFALDMAMGGSTNTVLHTLAIAHEAEIEYDLNRINVVAERVPYLCKISPASDYSMDDVHQAGGVSAIMKELCEIDGAIHPNRLTITGKSLYENVKEAEITNDEVIRRQDNPYSPVGGLSILYGNLAPDGAVIKVGAVDPSIKEFEGEAIIFNSQEEAQKGIDDGTVKAGHVVVIRYEGPKGGPGMPEMLAPTSSIVGRGLGTKVALITDGRFSGASRGISIGHISPEAAEGGPIAFIEDGDKIRIDLTNRSLEWIVTDEEHANRKEGFVAPEPKVKKGYLARYAKLVTSANTGGVMKI